One part of the Oceanidesulfovibrio indonesiensis genome encodes these proteins:
- a CDS encoding lipid biosynthesis B12-binding/radical SAM protein: protein MRVLLVTLNEELLPDPVFPLGLACLAGALHDAGHEYRAFDLNFGAPEELYALALSFVPDAIALSLRNVDNVAYPQSRSYLTEFRDICRGLTKAIDCPVILGGSGFSLYPERIMQELGADYGIVGSGEGPLISLLHALENAASQDAVFDVPNLFIRRDKSITFTREERMPLPAALPRRESLPLDRYLELGGMANVQTKRGCPLKCIYCSYPVIEGPRAMLRPVDEVVDELEALTRAGCRDVFFVDSVFNFPLENAKSICREIIDRKLELRWTCYAMPKLDAEAVELFVQSGCVGVEFGTDTLDDAMLRSMGKSFTHADAVEASSLCSKAELPFCHAILAGGPGETPQTLAATAERIAAMDPTAVIFMTGIRIIPNTELERIARQEGVIDGDTDMLEPVFYLSEAIKADLDTTIRRLAREHRTWIFPGHGIRCSPELARRIRRSGSRIPLWLHLDPNRR from the coding sequence ATGCGCGTCCTGCTCGTCACTCTGAACGAAGAGCTGCTGCCGGACCCGGTCTTCCCGCTGGGCCTCGCCTGCCTGGCCGGCGCGCTGCACGATGCCGGCCATGAGTACCGAGCCTTCGACCTCAATTTTGGCGCACCGGAAGAACTGTACGCCCTGGCGCTGTCCTTTGTACCGGACGCCATCGCTCTTTCCCTGCGCAACGTGGACAACGTGGCCTACCCCCAGAGCCGCAGCTATCTGACCGAATTCCGGGATATCTGCCGCGGCCTCACGAAAGCCATCGATTGCCCAGTCATCCTGGGCGGTTCCGGATTTTCGCTCTATCCGGAGCGCATTATGCAGGAACTGGGAGCGGATTATGGCATCGTGGGCAGCGGCGAGGGGCCGCTCATCAGCCTTCTCCATGCGCTGGAAAACGCGGCTTCGCAAGACGCCGTCTTCGATGTACCCAACCTCTTCATCCGCCGCGACAAGAGCATCACCTTCACCCGCGAGGAGCGCATGCCTCTTCCAGCGGCATTGCCCCGGCGCGAGTCCCTGCCCCTGGACCGCTATCTGGAGCTGGGCGGCATGGCCAACGTGCAGACCAAGCGCGGCTGCCCACTGAAATGCATCTACTGCAGCTACCCGGTCATAGAAGGCCCGCGCGCCATGCTGCGGCCGGTGGATGAGGTGGTGGACGAGCTGGAAGCGCTCACCCGCGCCGGTTGCCGCGACGTATTCTTCGTGGACAGCGTGTTCAACTTCCCGCTGGAGAACGCCAAGTCCATCTGCAGGGAAATAATCGACCGCAAACTGGAACTGCGCTGGACATGCTACGCCATGCCAAAGCTGGACGCCGAGGCCGTGGAACTTTTCGTCCAGAGCGGGTGCGTCGGAGTGGAGTTCGGCACGGACACCCTGGACGATGCAATGCTGCGGAGTATGGGTAAATCCTTCACTCATGCGGATGCGGTTGAAGCCTCCAGCCTGTGCTCGAAGGCGGAGCTGCCCTTCTGCCACGCCATCCTGGCGGGCGGTCCGGGCGAGACCCCGCAGACCCTGGCCGCCACGGCTGAACGCATCGCCGCCATGGACCCCACAGCCGTCATCTTCATGACCGGCATCCGCATCATCCCCAATACGGAGCTGGAGCGCATCGCTCGCCAGGAAGGCGTCATCGATGGTGATACGGACATGCTCGAACCCGTGTTTTACCTTTCCGAAGCTATCAAGGCCGATCTCGATACAACCATCCGCCGCCTCGCCCGCGAGCACCGAACCTGGATT